A stretch of DNA from Methanolinea mesophila:
GATACAGACATGAGTTTACCTGATCTCACTATTTCTGATTTGGGAATATATAGCTTGCCATGTTATGACATGGCAATGTTTTGTGGTAAAGGGAGGAACGTGGAGGTATGCGATCCCCCCCGGGCCGTCCTGGACAGACGACGTTACGGGCTTCTTTTCACGGGCATTCCCGGTGTCGGGGACACAATATCCTGAGAGTCACGTCCGGGAAATGGCGACACCCCCCCTCTCGCAGAGGGATCCCGCAGGCATCATTCTCAGCCGGATCGTCGCCTGGGGCCCCGGGCACCGTGACCCTCACGCCCTTGTGCCCCGAAATAAAAACGGCCCCGCACCGGGTGTCGCTGTAGCATTATTACCGATGAAGTCGTTCTGTGATACTGGAGAGTTTTCTTGGCAATCGACTGGTACATGGATTTCGTGGACACAGGGTATACCCCCGGGAAGGACGAACTCGTATGCCTTTACTATTTCGAACCGGCGGAAGGCATCGGCAGGGAAGAGGCGGTGGGAAGGATCGCGTCGGAGAGCTCGACGGGTACATGGACCACCCTCTTCACCCTGCCTCCCCGGATGAAAGACCTCCAGGCCACCGCATTCCAAATCGAAGGAAATTTCGCGAAGATCGCATACCCGCTCGCGCTCTGGGAGGAGGGGAACGCCCCGCAGCTGATGAGCGGGATCGCCGGGAATATCTTCGGCATGAAGGCGCTCGCGAACCTTAGATTGATCGACGTCTCCCTTCCGGCTGAATATATCACGCATTTCAGGGGCCCACATTTCGGTATGGAGGGTATCCGGAAGATGATGAAGGTCCACGGGAGGCCACTTACCGGGGCGGTCCCCAAGCCTAAGATCGGGTTCTCCGCGCAGGAGCATGCCGAGGTGGGGTACGAGACCTGGATGGGCGGGTTCGATTTCGTAAAGGACGATGAAAATCTTACTTCAACTCCCTTCAACCGTTTCGAGGACCGGGTGAAACTCATGGCAAAGATGCGGGACCGGGCCGAGAAAGAGACCGGGGAGACCAAGTCCGCGTTCATAAACATCACCGCCGAAACGGAACTGATGAAGAAAAGGGCCGAATTCCTTGCGGATTACGGCTGGAATTATGCCATGATCGATGTCGTTGTCGCCGGAACCGCCGCGGTCTCCACCCTCCGGGACCACTGTTCCGACCTTGGGCTGGCGATCCATGCCCACCGGGCCATGCATGCCGCGTTCGACCGGGACCAAAAGCACGGCATCACCATGCAGTTCCTCGCAAAGCTGATGCGCCTTATCGGGGTTGCCCAGATCCATACCGGGACCGCGGTCGGCAAGCTTGCGGGAACGAAGAAGGAGTCTCTGCTCCTGGCGAACCTCCTCCGGGAGCAAAAGACAGAAGCGTCGGGGAACATGCTCCTGGAGCAGGACTGGGGGGGGATAAAAAGTGCATTTCCGGTCTCTTCGGGAGGGCTTCACCCGGGGCTGGTCCCGGAAGTACTCGATATTTACGGCATCGACCTGGTGCTCCTGGTGAGCGGAGGGATCCACGGGCATCCTGACGGAACAAGGGCAGGAGCGACGGCGACCATGCAGGCCATCGAAGCCTGGAGCGAAGGGATTACCCTGGATGAAAAAGCGGGGACTTCACACGAGCTCGCCAGGGCGCTGGAGAAATGGGGCTATTACAGGCCAAAATAGGGTACCGCTCCAGGAGTCTGTACGAGTATGGGCTCATGGTTTTATGTCACTTCTTTTTTTAGTATACTGCTTCGCGACTGCAGATCCGAACGTGGAAAACCCGGGTGCTGATCCATAACAGGAATCCCTCACGATACCCGATCCGGGCTTTCGCGTAGGGCTAATCGTCGATAAAATCGTGAAGATGCGCAGGGAGACGTCTGCTTTTAAGATACTTGAACAGTTCAAACCAGATGATGCTCGCGACGCCGGCTCCTATCGCGATGGCCAGGGCCATCGCCGGTACCGGGCTGAAAAGGAACAGATCCTGGAGCCCCGGCACGTACAGGACGAGGAACAGGGCAACGAGCGTACCCGCAAACACCCAGGCAAGTGACGTGTTCGGCGTTCGCATGGTCGAGACCAGTGTCCTCGTCCACGAACGGTTGGTGAGGATCAGCATGAGGTTCGAGATCACGATGGTGGTGAACGCCAGTGCCCTCGCCTGGGTCGCCACGAGCCCGCCGGAGAGCGCTGCGCTGTATACCAGGAGAACGATGCCGAGGACTACCATTCCCTGGATCACGGAGAGGAACGCCGCCCCACGGGTGAACAGGACCTCGGTCTTTTTTCGCGGGGGGCGATTCATCACATCGGACTCCTCGGGTTCTGCCTCGAATACGATGGAGCATGCCGGATCGATGATCAGTTCCAGGAAGACGATATGTACCGGAAGGAGTACCAGGGGGAGGTCGAAGAGCACCGGGAGAAGCGACATTCCCGCTATAGGGACGTGGATCGAGAGGATGTAGGACACGGCCTTTTTAAGGTTGTCAAAGATTCTCCTCCCCAGGCGTACTGCGGCGACTATCGAGCTGAACGCATCGTCGAGCAGGACGAGCGAGGCCGATTCCCGGGCCACGTCCGTACCCCGCCGGCCCATCGCGATCCCGATATCGGCGGATTTCAACGCCGGGGCATCATTTACTCCGTCCCCGGTCATGGCAACCACCTCCCCGTTCTCTTTCAGCGCATCAACTATCCTCAGTTTCTGCCGGGGGACGGTCCTTGCGAAGACATTCGCGGATCCGACCCGCGCTTTGAGCGCTTCACCGTCCAACTCTTCAAGTTCTGGCCCGGTTATGCATTTTTCAGGATCTTTGAGCCCGATTTGGCGGGCTATGTTGAGGGCGGTCAGGGCGTAATCCCCGGTGATCATGATTACCCGGATCCCCGCATCGTAACACTCGCGAACCGCCTGAGGCACGTCAGGACGCACCGGGTCGGCAAAACCGATCAGGCCCAGGAATTCGAATACGAAATCATGCTGGTTCGCCGGGAGCCTTGTCCTGGTGAATGCGGCTTTCGCCACTCCGAGAACCCTAAGCCCCTCTGCGGCCATGGCATCGACCTGTACGGTGAGATCCTTCATGGAGGATACATCGAGGTGGCAGAGATCGGCGACCGCCTCCGGCGCTCCCTTGGCGGCGATGACGTAATCGGTCCCGTCCGGCGACATCCACACGTTTGACATCGCGAGCAGTTCGGGGGAGAGCGGGTACTCGATCACGAGCTCCCAGTTCCTGTGGACATGATCGGTCGTACCGAACTCCCCGTCGGCGATCTTCTTGAGGGCTTTTTCCATGGGATCGAAGGGGTCTTTCTTGCTGGCGAGAATACCGAACTCCATCAGCGTGTGGCATGATTCGGGAACACGCCCGCCGGAGTCGGAGGGGAAGTCGCAGGGTACCCCCCCGGCAGAAAATTTCTTCACCGACATCCTGTTTTCGGTAAGAGTCCCGGTCTTGTCCACGCAGAGGACGGTCGCAGCACCAAGGATCTCGACCGCCGGGATCTGCCTGGTGAGCACATTCTTCCGTGAGATTCTCCAGGCCCCCAGCGCCAGAAAAATGGTCAGCACGACCGGGAATTCCTCGGGGAGGATCGCCATGGCAAGGGTTACCCCCGCGAGCAGCCCTTCTATCCAGTTCAGCCGGGTTATCCCGTAGACCACCACGATGAGGATACAGAGCGCGAGCCCCACGAGCGCGATAGTGAGAACGATGCCGGATATCTCCTGTTTCAGGTGCG
This window harbors:
- the rbcL gene encoding type III ribulose-bisphosphate carboxylase, producing the protein MAIDWYMDFVDTGYTPGKDELVCLYYFEPAEGIGREEAVGRIASESSTGTWTTLFTLPPRMKDLQATAFQIEGNFAKIAYPLALWEEGNAPQLMSGIAGNIFGMKALANLRLIDVSLPAEYITHFRGPHFGMEGIRKMMKVHGRPLTGAVPKPKIGFSAQEHAEVGYETWMGGFDFVKDDENLTSTPFNRFEDRVKLMAKMRDRAEKETGETKSAFINITAETELMKKRAEFLADYGWNYAMIDVVVAGTAAVSTLRDHCSDLGLAIHAHRAMHAAFDRDQKHGITMQFLAKLMRLIGVAQIHTGTAVGKLAGTKKESLLLANLLREQKTEASGNMLLEQDWGGIKSAFPVSSGGLHPGLVPEVLDIYGIDLVLLVSGGIHGHPDGTRAGATATMQAIEAWSEGITLDEKAGTSHELARALEKWGYYRPK
- a CDS encoding cation-translocating P-type ATPase, translating into MQVFEIDSVKGLPEHEAADRLRKEGYNELPAAKKRSVSRIILDVAREPMFILLVAAGSIYFILGDIQEGLILLSFVLVIIGITVYQEQKTERALDALRSLSSPRALVIRDGEHRRIPGREVVTGDMLILSEGDRVPADAVLLYSNNIAVDESLLTGESVPVRKVAWKEGIGEDRPGGDGLPWVWSGTMVVQGRGVAEVRSTGIRTEMGKIGMTLGEVERSDTHLKQEISGIVLTIALVGLALCILIVVVYGITRLNWIEGLLAGVTLAMAILPEEFPVVLTIFLALGAWRISRKNVLTRQIPAVEILGAATVLCVDKTGTLTENRMSVKKFSAGGVPCDFPSDSGGRVPESCHTLMEFGILASKKDPFDPMEKALKKIADGEFGTTDHVHRNWELVIEYPLSPELLAMSNVWMSPDGTDYVIAAKGAPEAVADLCHLDVSSMKDLTVQVDAMAAEGLRVLGVAKAAFTRTRLPANQHDFVFEFLGLIGFADPVRPDVPQAVRECYDAGIRVIMITGDYALTALNIARQIGLKDPEKCITGPELEELDGEALKARVGSANVFARTVPRQKLRIVDALKENGEVVAMTGDGVNDAPALKSADIGIAMGRRGTDVARESASLVLLDDAFSSIVAAVRLGRRIFDNLKKAVSYILSIHVPIAGMSLLPVLFDLPLVLLPVHIVFLELIIDPACSIVFEAEPEESDVMNRPPRKKTEVLFTRGAAFLSVIQGMVVLGIVLLVYSAALSGGLVATQARALAFTTIVISNLMLILTNRSWTRTLVSTMRTPNTSLAWVFAGTLVALFLVLYVPGLQDLFLFSPVPAMALAIAIGAGVASIIWFELFKYLKSRRLPAHLHDFIDD